One part of the Paraglaciecola sp. L3A3 genome encodes these proteins:
- a CDS encoding RidA family protein, translating into MTKSVIHTDKAPAAIGTYSQAIKSGTTVYLSGQIPLVPATMEVISEDFAEQAHQVFKNVSAVCSAAGGTTNDLAKVNIFLTDLSKFATVNEIMSQYFEKPYPARAAVQISALPKGVQIEIDGVMELPE; encoded by the coding sequence ATGACTAAGTCTGTTATTCATACAGATAAAGCTCCGGCCGCTATTGGTACTTATAGCCAAGCGATTAAATCTGGTACAACTGTTTATTTGTCTGGGCAAATTCCACTGGTACCAGCGACAATGGAAGTGATTTCTGAAGATTTCGCAGAACAAGCCCATCAAGTATTTAAAAATGTCTCAGCGGTTTGTTCTGCAGCTGGTGGCACCACTAACGATTTGGCTAAAGTAAATATTTTCTTAACAGACTTATCAAAGTTTGCCACTGTGAATGAAATCATGAGTCAATACTTTGAAAAGCCTTATCCAGCTAGAGCTGCAGTACAAATCAGTGCATTACCTAAAGGTGTACAAATTGAAATTGACGGTGTAATGGAATTGCCAGAATAA
- the trmH gene encoding tRNA (guanosine(18)-2'-O)-methyltransferase TrmH, whose product MSPERNARIRQLLSLRQPSLTLCLEQLDKPHNVSAIVRSCDAVGVHEVQAIWKKKAQIRKGTAMGSENWVYTREHTSTENAVAYLKQQNMQVLVTNLSDKAVDFREIDYSRPTAIILGQEKHGATDEAIALADQEIVIPMVGMVQSLNVSVAAALILYEAQRQRQLAGMYDKPQLSEAECQKVLFQGGFPRYREICDRKGIEYPYVDEHGHIQADDAWWQRIQMPNATPFRGMNIRDLKGFGLRSEEMLAKVDIHTVEQFMAIDSFELYKRLKQKVEGTGLNTLYTIIAVKEGKHRLDIANQQKTDILLKLESMGMDTQ is encoded by the coding sequence ATGTCGCCTGAACGCAATGCACGTATCAGGCAACTTCTCTCTTTACGACAACCCAGTTTAACCCTTTGTTTAGAGCAGCTAGATAAGCCACACAATGTGTCGGCTATTGTGCGTAGTTGCGATGCTGTTGGTGTGCATGAAGTTCAGGCTATTTGGAAGAAAAAAGCCCAAATTCGTAAAGGCACCGCCATGGGCAGTGAAAACTGGGTTTATACTCGTGAACATACTTCTACCGAAAATGCCGTGGCTTATTTAAAGCAACAAAATATGCAAGTGTTAGTGACCAACCTGTCTGATAAGGCTGTGGATTTTCGCGAAATAGATTACAGCCGACCTACTGCCATTATTCTTGGCCAAGAAAAGCACGGCGCAACTGATGAAGCCATTGCCCTTGCTGATCAAGAAATTGTGATCCCTATGGTGGGTATGGTGCAGTCATTGAATGTCTCTGTGGCCGCGGCATTAATTTTGTACGAAGCTCAAAGACAAAGACAGCTTGCAGGTATGTATGATAAGCCGCAATTGTCTGAAGCTGAATGTCAAAAAGTGTTATTTCAAGGAGGTTTCCCTAGGTACCGTGAAATATGTGACCGCAAGGGCATTGAATACCCCTATGTTGATGAGCATGGACATATTCAAGCCGATGACGCTTGGTGGCAAAGAATACAAATGCCTAACGCTACGCCTTTTCGAGGCATGAATATTCGTGATTTAAAGGGTTTTGGTCTTAGAAGTGAAGAAATGCTAGCCAAGGTTGATATTCATACAGTAGAACAATTTATGGCTATTGATTCATTCGAATTGTACAAGCGCTTAAAACAAAAAGTAGAGGGGACAGGTCTAAATACGTTATATACCATAATTGCCGTTAAGGAAGGAAAACACCGGCTTGATATTGCTAATCAGCAAAAAACAGACATTCTGTTAAAACTTGAAAGCATGGGAATGGATACACAATAA